CACCGGCATGGTGCTCACCCTGGCGCTGAATTATGGATCGCGGTCTGAAATTGTGGATGCCTTCAAGGCCATGGTCACCGCGGCCGCCCACAACGGCGGCATTGACCATCTGACGATTGACGAAGAGACCGTCAGCCGCCACCTTTATACCCACAATCTTCCCGAACTGGACCTGGTCATCCGCACCAGCGGAGAAATGCGCTTGAGCAACTTCCTGTTGTGGCAGGTGGCGTACGCTGAGATCTACGTGACCAAAACTCTGTGGCCGGACTTCAACGGCCTGCATCTGCTGGAAGCCATCCAGGAATTCCAGAAGCGCGACCGCCGCTATGGCGGCCTGAACGAGCCGGCCGCGGCCACCGGCGCGCCGCATCATCCACCAATCCATCCGCATTCCCACACCAAATGAAGCGCGTCCTGACGGCCGTTGTGCTGATTCCGGTGGTGCTGCTGTTGGTGTTCAAAGCGCCCTTGTGGCTGTTCGCGCTGGCGCTGGCGGCGATCGTCGTTCTCAGCATCCATGAGTACTTGAATGTGATCAAAGGGTACGGCATTCAACCGATGATCTGGCTAACCTACCTTACTTCGCTGGCCTTGATTGCGGTGCTGCTGTTCGATAATGACCCCCACTTCGCGCGGCTCCAATCGGTTGCCAGGTCTTTCCCAATCGTTCCCTTCCTGCCGTTGGTCTTTGGAATTCCACTGGTTTTTCGGCATGACATGCATATGGCATTCCCTGCCGCGGGTTCCTCAGCATTTGCCGTACTCTATCTTGCCCTGCCGCTTGGGTTACTGATACCACTCCGTAATGCTCCCGACGCAGGATTCCTGGTTCTATTCGCGTTGCTCTCTGTGTGGGCTGGGGATACGGCTGCCTACTACGTCGGCAGGAACCTGGGACGCCTCAAGCTAGCTCCTGTGGTGAGCCCAAAGAAAACCTGGGAAGGCGCAATCGCGTCCGTAGTTGCTAGTGTAGGAGTGGCGCTTTTGATCTTTCATTTCAGAGGACCGCTCAACAGCCTGTTCTCTGCTGGGCCCGCGTTGCACCATGATCCATCCCTGGCTGGAACCGAAAAAGGCCTAGCACTCGTCTCCATCATTGCTCTAGGAATCATCACGAACGTGGCAGCACAATTCGGGGATCTATTCGAATCTGTGCTGAAACGAGGCGCGAACATCAAGGACTCGGGCACTCTTCTGCCGGGCCACGGCGGCATTCTGGACCGCATTGACGCGTTGCTCTTTGCCATTCCCGTCGTGTGGTACTATGCGAATCTAACCGGATTTCTCCAATCAAATTCCCTTAAATGAAACGCATCGCCATCCTCGGTTCCACCGGTTCCATCGGTCAAAGCACGCTCAGCGTGATCGCGTCGCATCCTGAGCGCTTTGAGCTGGTGACCATCGCCGCTGGAGCAAACGTTGACTCCGCGCTGGAACAAGCCCGCCGCTGGAAACCCAAAGTTCTTTCGCTGGCGTCTGAGCAGAGCGCGGAAAGAGTCTCTAAGCAACTCAAGGCCGAGGGCCTGGGGCACATTGAAGTCGTAAGCGGACAGGCTGGCACAGTGCGCGTGGCCACGCACCCGGAAGTTGATTTTGTAGTCAGCGCCATCGTGGGCGTCGCTGGACTCAAAGCCACGTACGAAGCCGTCCGCGCGGGCAAGGCCATTGGCCTGGCCAACAAAGAATGCATGGTCGCCGCGGGCGAGTTGATCACCGCGGAAGCACGCAGGCAGGGCAAGCCGCTGCTGCCCATTGACAGCGAGCACAACGCCGTCCACCAGTGCATGCGCGGCGGACGGCTCAACGAAGTCGAGCGCGTGTGGCTCACAGCCAGCGGCGGGCCGTTCCTGCACACGCCGCAAAAAGAATTTGAAAAGATCACCGTGGAGCAGGCGCTGAACCATCCCACGTGGAAGATGGGCCGGCGCATCACCATTGATTCCGCCACCATGATGAACAAAGGCTTCGAGGTGATTGAAGCCTGCCGCCTCTTCGACCTGCCGCCGGCCAAGGTCAGCGTGATCGTGCACCCGCAGTCCACCATTCACTCCATGGTCGAGTTCAATGACGGTAGCCTGCTGGCGCAGCTCTCAGTGACCGACATGCGGCTGCCTATCCTGTACGCGCTGACGTTTCCGGACCGCGTCGCCAGCGACCTGCGCTTCAACGTGCTCGACCTCAAGAAGCTGGACTTCTGCCCTCCGGATTTCGCCAAATTCCCCTGCCTGCGCCTGGCCTATGAAGCGGCGGAATCGGGCGGTTCTAAGTCAATCGCCCTAAACGCCGCCGACGAAGTGGCTGTAGCAGCATTCCTTGGCCGCGAGATCGGCTTTACCGACATATCTAAGGTCGTAGAACAAACAATTCGTGAAACAAAAACCCGCCAGCCCGAATCTATAGAAGAGGTACTTGCCTTGGACGCCCAGGCGCGCGAACTGGCCCGACAAAAATTGTCACATCAGCTAACTCGCTAGCCCGCCTCGCTCCTTTTGCAGTTAAAATGGATACAGTCTCATATGCATTTGTTCATCCCTTCCACTTTCGGTCTTTTCCTGGCGATTCCTGATCCGCTGATAACTCCACTGGCGTTCGTGTTTGTGCTGGGCGTGCTGGTTTTTGTCCATGAGTTCGGCCACTACGCGGTGGCCAAGTTGTGCGGCGTGCGGGTTGAAGTCTTCAGCCTGGGTTTTGGCAAGCGTCTTTGGGGCTTCCATCACGGCGACACCGACTATCGCGTCAGCCTCTTGCCTCTGGGCGGCTACGTGAAGATGGCGGGCGAGAACCCCATGGAAGACCGCACGGGGGATCCCGGCGAGTTCATGAGCCACCCGCGCTGGCAGCGGTTTTTGGTCGCCATTGCCGGGCCGGCGATGAATGTCATCCTGGCCATCGCAGTGCTCACCGGCGTGAACATGGTGCACCATGAATACCGCGCCTCTCTGCGCGAGCACGTGGACGTGATTGCCGTGACGCCCGGCTCCAGCGCCGCCAACGCCGGCATTCAAAAGGGCGACCGCATTGTGCGCGTGCAGGACACCGCGAACCCGAACTGGAAAGAAGTGCTGAACGCCGCTATGATCCCCCGCAAGACGGTGGACCTGACCATCCTCCGTGGCGGCCAGACACATACCGTACAGGTACTGTCTCAGCCCACCGGGCCGGACGGAAGCGGCGATATCGGTCTTGAACTGCCGGAGGCTGTAGGCTCACTG
The Terriglobia bacterium genome window above contains:
- a CDS encoding phosphatidate cytidylyltransferase, with product MKRVLTAVVLIPVVLLLVFKAPLWLFALALAAIVVLSIHEYLNVIKGYGIQPMIWLTYLTSLALIAVLLFDNDPHFARLQSVARSFPIVPFLPLVFGIPLVFRHDMHMAFPAAGSSAFAVLYLALPLGLLIPLRNAPDAGFLVLFALLSVWAGDTAAYYVGRNLGRLKLAPVVSPKKTWEGAIASVVASVGVALLIFHFRGPLNSLFSAGPALHHDPSLAGTEKGLALVSIIALGIITNVAAQFGDLFESVLKRGANIKDSGTLLPGHGGILDRIDALLFAIPVVWYYANLTGFLQSNSLK
- a CDS encoding 1-deoxy-D-xylulose-5-phosphate reductoisomerase encodes the protein MKRIAILGSTGSIGQSTLSVIASHPERFELVTIAAGANVDSALEQARRWKPKVLSLASEQSAERVSKQLKAEGLGHIEVVSGQAGTVRVATHPEVDFVVSAIVGVAGLKATYEAVRAGKAIGLANKECMVAAGELITAEARRQGKPLLPIDSEHNAVHQCMRGGRLNEVERVWLTASGGPFLHTPQKEFEKITVEQALNHPTWKMGRRITIDSATMMNKGFEVIEACRLFDLPPAKVSVIVHPQSTIHSMVEFNDGSLLAQLSVTDMRLPILYALTFPDRVASDLRFNVLDLKKLDFCPPDFAKFPCLRLAYEAAESGGSKSIALNAADEVAVAAFLGREIGFTDISKVVEQTIRETKTRQPESIEEVLALDAQARELARQKLSHQLTR
- the rseP gene encoding RIP metalloprotease RseP; its protein translation is MHLFIPSTFGLFLAIPDPLITPLAFVFVLGVLVFVHEFGHYAVAKLCGVRVEVFSLGFGKRLWGFHHGDTDYRVSLLPLGGYVKMAGENPMEDRTGDPGEFMSHPRWQRFLVAIAGPAMNVILAIAVLTGVNMVHHEYRASLREHVDVIAVTPGSSAANAGIQKGDRIVRVQDTANPNWKEVLNAAMIPRKTVDLTILRGGQTHTVQVLSQPTGPDGSGDIGLELPEAVGSLEPGGPAVLAGVHIGDVLVSLDGVVVTDISELLASLQKTKDKPVELTVLRDGHELKFQMTPRPMPVKYRVGLGPYHLDKLPFLAALDESYLECKENSVQIFRLLHSMMGDTKLVKQMSGPIGIMKITGEAARISPPMLFKIMALISVNLAIFNLLPIPILDGGLVLMLLIESVMRRDINQQVKERVYQAAFVFLILFAAMVIYNDLAKQFHG